One genomic window of Cricetulus griseus strain 17A/GY chromosome 3, alternate assembly CriGri-PICRH-1.0, whole genome shotgun sequence includes the following:
- the Ucn3 gene encoding urocortin-3 produces the protein MLMPTYFLLLLLLLLGAPGTSLSHKFYNAGPVFSCLNTALSEVKNNKLEDVPSLSKKSFDHLPPQDPLGEEEEQKHGKRKRTFSGAAGGSGAGGTRYRYQSQAQHKGKLYQDKAKSDRGTKFTLSLDVPTNIMNILFNIDKAKNLRAKAAANAQLMAHIGKK, from the coding sequence ATGCTGATGCCCACTTACTTCCTGCTGCTCCTACTGCTGCTTCTGGGGGCCCCAGGGACAAGCCTCTCCCACAAGTTCTACAACGCTGGGCCAGTCTTCAGCTGCCTCAACACAGCCCTGTCTGAGGTCAAGAACAACAAGCTGGAGGATGTGCCTTCACTGAGCAAGAAGAGCTTCGACCACCTGCCCCCACAAGACCCtttgggagaagaggaggaacagaAGCATGGCAAGAGAAAAAGAACTTTCTCAGGCGCTGCAGGTGGGAGTGGAGCTGGAGGCACCCGATACAGATACCAGTCTCAAGCACAGCACAAGGGGAAGCTGTACCAGGACAAGGCCAAAAGCGACCGGGGCACCAAGTTCACTCTGTCCCTTGATGTTCCCACTAACATCATGAACATCCTCTTCAACATCGACAAGGCCAAGAATTTGCGAGCCAAGGCAGCTGCCAACGCTCAGCTGATGGCACACATCGGGAAGAAGTAA
- the Tubal3 gene encoding tubulin alpha chain-like 3: MRECLSIHIGQAGVQIGDACWELYCLEHGIQPDGFILDSQQDHLENAKMEHRNASLDTFFHETTAGKHVPRALFMDLEPTVIDGIRVGKYHSLFHPEQLVNGKEDAANNYARGRYSVGSEAIELVLERIQKLAKQCSGLQGFLIYRSFGGGTGSGFTSLLVERLSEEYCRKTKLEFSIYPSPRISTAIVEPYNAILTTHSTIEHSDCTFMVDNEAVYDICHHKLGVERPSYASINRLLAQVLSSITASLRFEGPLNVDLIEFQTNLVPYPRIHFPITTLAPIISADKAYQEQLSVPDITAACFEYSNQLVKCDPRLGKYMACCLLYRGDVVPKDVNTAIAAMKSRTSVQFVDWCPTGFKVGINHQPPTVMPGGDLARVQRTVCMLSNTTAIVEAWARLDHKFDLMYAKKAFLHWYITEGMEQGEFVEAREDLAALEKDYEEVGLSF, encoded by the exons ATG AGGGAGTGTCTCTCCATTCACATTGGTCAAGCTGGTGTCCAGATTGGGGATGCTTGCTGGGAACTATATTGCCTGGAACATGGAATccagccagatggcttcattctGGACAGTCAACAGGATCATTTGGAAAATGCTAAGATGGAACATAGGAATGCATCTTTAGATACTTTCTTTCATGAGACAACAGCCGGAAAGCATGTGCCCAGAGCACTTTTCATGGACCTAGAACCAACTGTTATAG ATGGGATCCGTGTGGGGAAGTACCACTCACTCTTCCACCCAGAACAGCTTGTGAATGGAAAGGAGGATGCTGCAAACAACTATGCACGAGGTCGATACTCTGTGGGCTCAGAGGCCATCGAGCTTGTGCTAGAAAGGATCCAAAAGCTGGCAA AACAATGCAGTGGACTTCAGGGATTTTTGATTTACCGAAGCTTTGGAGGAGGCACAGGGTCGGGCTTTACATCTCTCCTGGTGGAACGACTATCGGAGGAGTATTGCAGGAAGACAAAATTGGAGTTCTCTATCTATCCATCTCCTAGAATCTCCACTGCTATAGTAGAACCTTACAACGCCATCCTCACCACTCATTCTACCATAGAACACTCAGACTGTACCTTCATGGTGGACAATGAGGCTGTCTATGACATCTGTCATCATAAACTTGGCGTTGAACGGCCTTCCTATGCTAGTATAAATAGGTTGTTAGCTCAGGTGTTATCTTCCATTACTGCTTCACTCCGCTTTGAAGGGCCTTTGAATGTGGACTTAATTGAATTCCAGACCAACCTAGTACCTTATCCCAGAATACATTTCCCCATCACAACCCTTGCCCCCATCATCTCTGCAGACAAGGCCTACCAAGAGCAGCTCTCTGTGCCTGACATCACTGCTGCTTGCTTTGAGTACTCCAACCAGTTGGTCAAGTGTGATCCTCGGCTTGGGAAGTACATGGCTTGCTGCCTACTATACAGAGGAGATGTGGTCCCTAAGGATGTGAATACAGCAATTGCAGCCATGAAGTCAAGGACCTCTGTTCAGTTTGTTGATTGGTGTCCAACTGGTTTTAAGGTGGGCATCAATCACCAGCCACCTACAGTGATGCCAGGAGGGGATCTAGCCAGGGTTCAACGGACTGTGTGTATGTTGAGCAATACCACAGCAATTGTGGAAGCCTGGGCTCGCCTGGACCACAAATTTGACCTCATGTATGCCAAGAAGGCATTTCTGCATTGGTACATCACAGAAGGCATGGAACAAGGGGAGTTTGTAGAGGCCAGGGAAGATCTGGCTGCTCTGGAAAAAGATTATGAGGAAGTGGGGCTGAGTTTTTGA